A stretch of the Vigna radiata var. radiata cultivar VC1973A chromosome 7, Vradiata_ver6, whole genome shotgun sequence genome encodes the following:
- the LOC106765653 gene encoding uncharacterized protein LOC106765653 isoform X2 yields the protein MRNMASSASSRGIAAIVGVGPNLGLSIARKFAHEGYTVAILARDLGRLSRFADEIAREEKAQVFAIRIDCSDSRSVREAFEGVLSLGFVEILVYNAYQPLSSYPTSFQDLRIDSFHKSLAVSSVGAFHCAQQNTGPNGGDETGCGKFALRALSQCLAKEFQPQGVHVAHVIIDGLIGPPRGGTLTTSLQRGNSSGEQSSGVVGGGGESTMDPDALAQTFWHLHVQDRNAWTQEMDLRSPSVRFF from the exons ATGCGAAACATGGCCAGCTCCGCTTCTTCACGAGGCATTGCTGCCATCGTCGGTGTCGGTCCCAACCTCGGCCTCTCCATCGCTCGCAAGTTCGCTCACGAGGGCTACACCGTCGCCATCCTCGCTCGTGACCTGG GGAGGTTGTCGAGATTCGCGGACGAAATAGCTAGGGAAGAGAAGGCGCAGGTTTTCGCCATAAGAATAGACTGTTCCGATTCCCGAAGCGTGAGAGAGGCATTCGAGGGAGTGCTGTCTCTGGGATTCGTCGAAATTCTCGTCTACAATGCATACCAACCCCTATCTTCTTACCCCACCTCCTTCCAAGACCTTCGTATCGATTCCTTCCACAAATCTCTCGCCGTTTCTTCTGTCGGTGCCTTCCACTGCGCTCAACAG AACACTGGACCCAATGGGGGAGATGAGACAGGCTGTGGGAAATTCGCTTTGAGAGCACTATCGCAATGTTTGGCCAAGGAATTTCAGCCCCAGGGAGTGCACGTAGCTCATGTTATCATCGACGGCCTTATTGGCCCACCCag AGGAGGAACATTGACGACGTCATTGCAGAGGGGTAATTCATCGGGGGAGCAAAGCAGTGGAGTAGTGGGAGGAGGAGGTGAGAGTACAATGGACCCGGACGCACTGGCTCAAACCTTCTGGCACTTGCACGTCCAGGACCGGAACGCATGGACCCAGGAGATGGATCTTCGTTCCCCTTCTGTCAGATTCTTCTAG
- the LOC106765653 gene encoding 3-ketodihydrosphingosine reductase isoform X1: MRNMASSASSRGIAAIVGVGPNLGLSIARKFAHEGYTVAILARDLGRLSRFADEIAREEKAQVFAIRIDCSDSRSVREAFEGVLSLGFVEILVYNAYQPLSSYPTSFQDLRIDSFHKSLAVSSVGAFHCAQQVLPGMVERGKGTLLFTGCSTSLNGIAGYSELCCGKFALRALSQCLAKEFQPQGVHVAHVIIDGLIGPPRGGTLTTSLQRGNSSGEQSSGVVGGGGESTMDPDALAQTFWHLHVQDRNAWTQEMDLRSPSVRFF, encoded by the exons ATGCGAAACATGGCCAGCTCCGCTTCTTCACGAGGCATTGCTGCCATCGTCGGTGTCGGTCCCAACCTCGGCCTCTCCATCGCTCGCAAGTTCGCTCACGAGGGCTACACCGTCGCCATCCTCGCTCGTGACCTGG GGAGGTTGTCGAGATTCGCGGACGAAATAGCTAGGGAAGAGAAGGCGCAGGTTTTCGCCATAAGAATAGACTGTTCCGATTCCCGAAGCGTGAGAGAGGCATTCGAGGGAGTGCTGTCTCTGGGATTCGTCGAAATTCTCGTCTACAATGCATACCAACCCCTATCTTCTTACCCCACCTCCTTCCAAGACCTTCGTATCGATTCCTTCCACAAATCTCTCGCCGTTTCTTCTGTCGGTGCCTTCCACTGCGCTCAACAG GTGCTGCCCGGCATGGTTGAAAGAGGAAAGGGAACCCTTCTCTTCACGGGTTGTTCCACTTCTCTCAACGGCATTGCTGGATACTCCGAACTAT GCTGTGGGAAATTCGCTTTGAGAGCACTATCGCAATGTTTGGCCAAGGAATTTCAGCCCCAGGGAGTGCACGTAGCTCATGTTATCATCGACGGCCTTATTGGCCCACCCag AGGAGGAACATTGACGACGTCATTGCAGAGGGGTAATTCATCGGGGGAGCAAAGCAGTGGAGTAGTGGGAGGAGGAGGTGAGAGTACAATGGACCCGGACGCACTGGCTCAAACCTTCTGGCACTTGCACGTCCAGGACCGGAACGCATGGACCCAGGAGATGGATCTTCGTTCCCCTTCTGTCAGATTCTTCTAG